From one Pseudactinotalea sp. HY158 genomic stretch:
- a CDS encoding ATP-binding cassette domain-containing protein: protein MAIRQLGRQEVRDRTRLPAIEAEGLVKRFGDFTAVDDVGFEVPRGTVLGLLGPNGAGKTTIVRMMTTLSAPTSGRARVAGYDVASEPDMVRRSMGLTGQAASVDEILTGRENIRMIGGLHGIGRRELARRGDELLEHFSLADAADRQVKTYSGGMRRRLDLAVSLLATPPVLFLDEPTTGLDPRSRAEMWAVIRDLVAQGTTLLLTTQYLEEADHLADDIVVIDKGRVIAQGTPLQLKNQAGAASLVITVTDPDDLGSAEALLGKTGSEVFVDRAARRLTMPAGGLEDLTRVVDWLRNSRIAVDDIGLSRPSLDDVFLSLTGHFADDSPEESR, encoded by the coding sequence ATGGCCATCAGGCAACTGGGTAGGCAGGAGGTACGCGATCGCACCCGCCTCCCCGCGATCGAGGCGGAGGGGCTGGTCAAGAGGTTCGGCGACTTCACCGCCGTCGACGACGTCGGCTTCGAGGTTCCCCGGGGAACCGTGCTCGGGCTGCTCGGCCCGAACGGCGCCGGCAAGACCACGATCGTGCGGATGATGACGACGCTGTCGGCCCCGACCAGCGGTCGCGCCCGGGTCGCCGGCTACGACGTGGCCTCCGAGCCGGACATGGTGCGCCGCAGCATGGGCCTGACCGGGCAGGCGGCCAGCGTCGACGAGATCCTCACCGGCCGCGAGAACATCCGCATGATCGGCGGACTCCACGGAATCGGCCGCAGGGAGCTCGCCCGGCGCGGCGACGAGCTGCTCGAGCACTTCTCGCTCGCCGATGCCGCCGACCGGCAGGTCAAGACGTATTCCGGCGGGATGCGCCGCCGGCTCGACCTGGCCGTCTCGCTGCTGGCCACCCCGCCGGTGCTGTTCCTCGACGAGCCCACCACCGGGCTCGACCCGCGCAGCCGGGCCGAGATGTGGGCGGTGATCCGCGACCTCGTGGCCCAGGGCACCACCCTCCTGCTTACGACCCAGTACCTGGAGGAGGCCGACCACCTCGCCGACGACATCGTCGTCATCGACAAGGGACGGGTCATCGCCCAGGGAACCCCGCTGCAGCTCAAGAACCAGGCCGGCGCGGCGAGCCTCGTGATCACGGTGACCGACCCCGACGACCTCGGATCCGCCGAGGCCCTGCTCGGCAAGACCGGCTCGGAGGTGTTCGTGGATCGGGCCGCCCGCAGGCTGACGATGCCCGCCGGCGGCCTCGAGGATCTCACCCGCGTCGTGGATTGGCTGCGCAACAGCCGGATCGCCGTGGACGACATCGGCCTGTCGCGTCCGAGCCTCGACGACGTGTTCCTCTCCCTCACCGGACATTTCGCCGACGACTCCCCCGAGGAATCCCGATGA
- a CDS encoding ABC transporter permease, producing the protein MTASTATRSHVAPARQRRTNLWQQSWIMVRRNLIHTRRMPEMLSDVTIQPIMFVVLFAYVFGASITNTGGPSYKEFLLPGIMGQTIVFTAFIVATGITADVEKGIVDRFRSLPIRRSSVLIGRSIASLLHSSIGIVVMALTGLAIGWRIRNSLGEAVLAFALVLLFGFGMIWFGILIGSWLRSVEAVNGFMFSTLFPITFLSNAFVPTAPMPGWLRAMAEWNPVSSLVQSMRVLWGNGPAAGPGAALPLQHPVLTTIIWAGVLTAVFAPFALRAYARRTSD; encoded by the coding sequence ATGACCGCCTCCACCGCCACCCGATCACACGTCGCACCGGCTCGGCAGCGGCGCACGAACCTGTGGCAGCAGTCCTGGATCATGGTCCGCCGCAACCTCATCCACACCCGCCGCATGCCGGAGATGCTCTCGGACGTGACGATCCAACCGATCATGTTCGTGGTGCTCTTCGCCTACGTCTTCGGAGCGTCGATCACGAACACCGGCGGGCCCTCCTACAAGGAGTTCCTGCTCCCGGGGATCATGGGCCAGACGATCGTGTTCACCGCGTTCATCGTCGCGACCGGGATCACCGCCGATGTGGAGAAGGGGATCGTCGACCGGTTCCGCTCCCTGCCGATCAGGCGCTCCTCCGTGCTCATCGGCCGGAGCATCGCGAGCCTGCTGCACTCCTCCATCGGCATCGTCGTGATGGCGCTGACCGGCCTGGCGATCGGGTGGCGGATCCGGAACTCGCTCGGCGAGGCCGTGCTCGCGTTCGCGCTCGTGCTCCTATTCGGGTTCGGGATGATCTGGTTCGGCATCCTCATCGGATCGTGGCTGCGCTCGGTCGAGGCCGTGAACGGCTTCATGTTCTCGACGCTCTTCCCGATCACGTTCCTCTCCAACGCCTTCGTGCCCACCGCGCCGATGCCCGGTTGGCTGCGCGCCATGGCCGAGTGGAACCCCGTCTCCTCCCTCGTACAGTCGATGCGTGTGCTGTGGGGGAACGGTCCCGCGGCCGGCCCCGGTGCCGCGCTGCCGCTGCAGCACCCCGTGCTCACGACGATCATCTGGGCGGGCGTGCTCACCGCCGTGTTCGCACCGTTCGCCCTGCGGGCGTATGCCCGGCGCACCTCGGACTGA
- a CDS encoding RES domain-containing protein — protein MKPPPHLYRVARSDSPLRFSRIHPADVTLPGAGNRFDVPGGGVLYGATSFFGCFAETLARFRPSAAARAAVQAEDPHFMICGGVPAEWRARRLRITLQTVDALPFLDVEDGTAHEFLTTALAREMDALSVPVIDVATIRGPNRLITVQRRRGHTWPPTATATSHTAGFAI, from the coding sequence GTGAAGCCGCCTCCTCACCTGTACCGGGTGGCGCGTTCGGACTCCCCGTTGCGGTTCTCGCGTATCCACCCGGCCGACGTCACCCTTCCCGGCGCGGGAAACCGGTTCGACGTACCGGGCGGGGGCGTGCTCTATGGAGCCACGAGCTTCTTCGGGTGTTTCGCGGAGACGCTTGCGCGATTTCGCCCCAGCGCCGCCGCTCGGGCCGCAGTACAGGCAGAAGACCCTCACTTCATGATCTGCGGTGGTGTGCCGGCGGAATGGCGTGCGCGCAGGCTCAGGATCACGCTGCAGACCGTCGACGCACTTCCATTCCTCGATGTGGAGGATGGCACCGCTCACGAGTTTCTGACGACGGCGCTCGCCCGCGAGATGGACGCGTTGTCGGTACCAGTCATCGACGTCGCCACTATTCGCGGCCCCAACCGGCTCATCACTGTGCAGCGGCGGCGTGGGCATACATGGCCACCGACGGCGACGGCAACCTCGCATACGGCGGGCTTCGCTATATGA
- a CDS encoding WXG100 family type VII secretion target gives MATEVSAADGALQRGAQVVADAKASLNTELNQLEGKLASIGAQWQGQGASAFTMLMERWRTDARKITSALDTFEQNLTSSQTTYTSTDDTQSSAMNSLSSRLG, from the coding sequence GTGGCAACCGAGGTTTCCGCAGCAGACGGCGCCCTACAGCGGGGCGCGCAGGTGGTCGCCGACGCGAAGGCATCACTGAACACAGAGCTCAACCAGCTCGAGGGCAAGCTCGCCAGCATCGGCGCGCAGTGGCAGGGCCAGGGCGCCTCCGCCTTCACCATGCTCATGGAACGCTGGCGCACCGACGCCCGCAAGATCACCTCCGCGCTGGACACCTTCGAACAGAACCTGACCAGCTCGCAGACGACCTACACCTCCACCGACGACACGCAGTCCTCGGCGATGAACAGCCTCTCCAGCCGGCTCGGCTGA
- a CDS encoding WXG100 family type VII secretion target, translating to MFKANFGAIEAAAADIQTGAGGIETRLSEMDSALQPLRADWTGAAAESYQQAKAQWSSAITDMKLLLSDIGRAVSQGNADYQNAEQRNAQRFGG from the coding sequence ATGTTCAAAGCCAACTTCGGGGCCATCGAAGCCGCCGCCGCCGACATCCAGACCGGCGCCGGCGGGATCGAGACCCGCCTGTCCGAGATGGACTCCGCCCTCCAGCCCCTACGCGCGGACTGGACCGGTGCGGCCGCCGAGTCCTACCAGCAGGCCAAGGCCCAGTGGTCCTCCGCGATCACCGACATGAAGCTCCTCCTGAGCGACATCGGCCGCGCCGTCTCCCAGGGCAACGCCGACTACCAGAACGCCGAACAGCGCAACGCCCAGCGCTTCGGCGGCTGA
- a CDS encoding SDR family oxidoreductase, with translation MATITIIGGHGKIALRLSRLLSARGHEIRSWIRSAAQENEVRAAGATPLILNVEPVGTNSFTTLLQGQDVVIWCAGAGGGNPQRTYAVDRDAAIRSIDAAQAAGVGRYLMVSYFGSRTDHGVPADQPFFHYAESKAAADAHLRASSLDWTILGPSRLTDQPGTGAIETGDGIEAGAVSRDDVAAVAAAALEHPGTIRTTIAFNNGPTPIADALA, from the coding sequence ATGGCGACGATCACGATCATCGGTGGACACGGCAAGATCGCACTCCGACTCTCCCGGCTGCTGTCGGCGCGCGGGCACGAGATCCGCTCCTGGATCCGCAGCGCCGCGCAGGAGAACGAGGTGCGTGCCGCCGGCGCGACGCCCCTGATCCTCAACGTCGAGCCCGTGGGCACGAACAGCTTCACCACCCTCCTGCAGGGCCAGGACGTGGTCATCTGGTGCGCCGGAGCCGGCGGCGGCAACCCGCAGCGCACCTACGCGGTGGACCGGGATGCGGCGATCCGCTCGATCGACGCGGCCCAGGCGGCCGGCGTGGGCCGCTACCTCATGGTGTCCTACTTCGGCTCCCGCACCGATCACGGCGTGCCCGCCGACCAGCCGTTCTTCCACTATGCCGAGTCGAAGGCCGCCGCGGACGCGCACCTGCGCGCCAGCTCGCTGGACTGGACCATCCTCGGCCCCTCCCGGCTCACCGACCAGCCGGGCACCGGCGCGATCGAGACCGGCGACGGGATCGAGGCCGGGGCCGTGAGCCGCGACGACGTCGCCGCCGTCGCCGCCGCCGCGCTCGAGCACCCCGGCACGATCCGCACCACGATCGCGTTCAACAACGGGCCGACCCCGATCGCCGACGCACTCGCCTGA
- a CDS encoding type II toxin-antitoxin system PemK/MazF family toxin: MDRGWPNHVLLDGPTGLGRRSWAMTEQMRTLSRDRIVGMSGVASTTCLTRVRGWLADFLELPAP, from the coding sequence GTGGATCGGGGCTGGCCGAATCACGTCCTGCTCGACGGGCCGACCGGACTCGGCCGCCGGAGCTGGGCGATGACCGAGCAGATGCGCACGCTCAGCCGGGACCGGATCGTGGGCATGAGCGGGGTCGCCTCGACCACCTGCCTGACACGAGTACGGGGTTGGCTGGCCGACTTCCTCGAGCTGCCCGCCCCGTGA
- a CDS encoding antitoxin — MTMTTIKVSVQTRDRLKAQAAASKRSLGSYLEELAEVAERRARFERLRAAMAATPQELRDSYDDERRVWDRLEWEGME; from the coding sequence ATGACCATGACGACGATCAAGGTCTCGGTGCAGACCAGGGACCGGCTCAAGGCGCAGGCGGCGGCTTCGAAACGTTCGCTCGGCTCGTATCTGGAGGAGTTGGCCGAGGTCGCAGAACGGCGCGCCCGGTTCGAGCGCCTGCGAGCGGCCATGGCCGCGACGCCCCAGGAGCTGCGGGACAGTTACGACGACGAACGTCGTGTCTGGGATCGGCTCGAATGGGAGGGCATGGAGTGA
- the nagB gene encoding glucosamine-6-phosphate deaminase, giving the protein MEVIIPSDADRIATIAADAICTLLDRKPDAVLGLATGSSPLAIYTELARRHAAGEVSFARARAFTLDEYVGLPPEHPQRYANVIRDEFVDKVDFDPANVHGPDGLADDLAAAAIAYDRAIAAAGGVDLQILGVGTDGHIAFNEPSSSLGSRTRVKTLTRQTRIDNARFFDDDIDQVPQLCLTQGLGTIMEARHAILVATGAGKAEAVRQLVEGPVSALWPATILQHHPHVTVFLDDASAGTLTLAEYFRQTYDAKPAWQGI; this is encoded by the coding sequence ATGGAGGTCATCATCCCGAGCGACGCGGATCGGATCGCTACGATCGCCGCGGACGCCATCTGCACCCTGCTCGACCGCAAGCCGGACGCCGTTCTCGGCCTGGCCACCGGATCCTCGCCGCTCGCGATCTACACCGAACTCGCGCGCCGTCACGCGGCCGGGGAGGTGAGTTTCGCCCGCGCCCGTGCCTTCACCCTCGACGAGTACGTGGGCCTGCCGCCGGAGCACCCGCAGCGCTACGCCAACGTGATCCGCGACGAATTCGTGGACAAGGTCGACTTCGACCCGGCGAACGTGCACGGCCCGGACGGGCTGGCAGACGACCTCGCCGCGGCGGCCATCGCCTACGACCGGGCGATCGCCGCGGCCGGCGGGGTCGACCTGCAGATCCTCGGGGTCGGCACCGACGGGCATATCGCGTTCAACGAACCCAGCTCCTCGCTCGGCTCACGCACCCGGGTCAAGACCCTGACCCGGCAGACCCGGATCGACAACGCCCGCTTCTTCGACGACGACATCGACCAGGTGCCGCAGCTGTGCCTGACCCAGGGCCTCGGCACGATCATGGAGGCGCGGCACGCGATCCTCGTGGCCACCGGGGCGGGCAAGGCCGAGGCGGTGCGTCAGCTCGTGGAGGGCCCGGTCTCGGCGCTGTGGCCGGCGACCATCCTCCAGCACCACCCGCACGTGACCGTGTTCCTCGACGACGCGTCGGCGGGCACCCTCACGCTGGCCGAGTACTTCCGCCAGACCTACGACGCCAAGCCGGCGTGGCAGGGCATCTGA
- a CDS encoding YbaK/EbsC family protein, with the protein MNAVHTLDIPEPTAADGGLRYGSLTWHPAREHTDLLAPPVAAALAGFAGADRIHVAPIDPELADTAEMTKAYELPEAASVNCVIVAGRRAGEERVAACLVRATTRADVNGAVRRLLDVRKASFWPTGRATESTGMEYGGITPIGLPGQWRLLVDEAVLAGPAIIGSGLRRSKVLLPGADLAKLPGAEVISGLALPPG; encoded by the coding sequence ATGAACGCCGTCCACACGCTCGACATTCCGGAGCCGACCGCAGCGGACGGTGGCCTGCGATACGGCAGCCTCACCTGGCATCCGGCGCGCGAGCACACCGACCTGCTCGCCCCGCCGGTCGCGGCGGCGCTTGCGGGATTCGCCGGCGCCGACCGAATCCACGTCGCGCCGATCGACCCCGAGCTGGCCGACACCGCGGAGATGACGAAGGCGTACGAGCTGCCGGAGGCGGCGTCGGTCAACTGCGTCATCGTCGCGGGCAGACGAGCCGGTGAGGAGCGCGTGGCGGCCTGCCTCGTGCGCGCGACGACCCGCGCAGACGTCAACGGGGCGGTGCGCCGGCTGCTCGACGTGCGCAAGGCCTCGTTCTGGCCGACCGGGCGGGCGACCGAGAGCACGGGCATGGAATACGGCGGGATCACGCCGATCGGGCTTCCCGGCCAGTGGCGTCTGCTCGTCGACGAGGCCGTGCTCGCCGGGCCGGCGATCATCGGCAGCGGACTCCGCCGCTCCAAGGTGCTCCTGCCCGGTGCCGACCTCGCGAAGCTGCCGGGTGCCGAGGTGATCAGCGGGCTCGCCCTGCCGCCCGGCTGA
- a CDS encoding DMT family transporter, producing the protein MPAPALFITAGLSQYAGAAVAVGLFAAMPPHTVAWLRALAGAVVLLALVRPWRAPWNRATLTETGLFGLALVGMNMLFYVAIGHLPLGVVVALEFAGPVVVAARGHRSARGRAAVALAAAGVVAISVIGLDWGGASGPAGGGPPARDLVLGLVATAGASACWAAYMVLAGRIAAARDGQSSLAVGTTIAALAYAPLALPWAGPAADPALLPAILGMALLSTVVPYMLDQVSIRRLGTAAFALLNALLPATATVVGLVALRQRPGLWDLLGLAAITVAVALTGRGAQPAAAPPEPA; encoded by the coding sequence GTGCCGGCGCCGGCGCTGTTCATCACGGCCGGCCTCTCCCAGTACGCGGGCGCCGCCGTCGCGGTCGGCCTCTTCGCCGCGATGCCCCCGCACACGGTGGCCTGGCTGCGCGCGCTCGCCGGCGCGGTCGTGCTGCTCGCGCTCGTGCGCCCCTGGCGCGCGCCGTGGAACCGGGCGACGCTGACGGAGACGGGCCTGTTCGGCCTCGCGCTCGTGGGCATGAACATGCTCTTCTACGTCGCGATCGGGCACCTGCCGCTCGGGGTCGTCGTGGCCCTCGAGTTCGCCGGCCCGGTCGTCGTGGCCGCCCGCGGTCATCGCAGCGCCCGGGGCCGCGCCGCCGTGGCCCTCGCGGCGGCCGGGGTCGTGGCGATCAGCGTCATCGGACTCGACTGGGGTGGCGCGAGCGGGCCCGCCGGGGGAGGGCCGCCGGCGCGGGACCTGGTGCTCGGGCTCGTCGCCACCGCGGGCGCGAGCGCCTGCTGGGCCGCCTATATGGTGCTCGCCGGGCGGATCGCCGCCGCCCGCGACGGGCAGTCCTCCCTCGCCGTGGGGACGACGATCGCCGCCCTCGCGTACGCGCCGCTCGCCCTCCCGTGGGCCGGGCCCGCCGCGGACCCCGCGCTGCTGCCGGCGATCCTGGGCATGGCGCTGCTCTCGACCGTCGTGCCCTACATGCTCGATCAGGTGAGCATCCGCCGCCTCGGAACCGCGGCCTTCGCCCTGCTCAACGCGCTGCTGCCGGCCACCGCGACCGTGGTCGGCCTCGTCGCGCTCCGGCAGCGCCCGGGGCTGTGGGACCTGCTCGGGCTCGCCGCGATCACCGTCGCCGTGGCCCTGACCGGCCGGGGTGCCCAGCCGGCGGCGGCGCCGCCCGAGCCCGCCTGA
- the msrB gene encoding peptide-methionine (R)-S-oxide reductase MsrB, giving the protein MGGMYDVTKTDEQWRAELSPAEYEVLRQAGTERPGTGELLHEDREGIYSCRACGAELFRSHAKFEAHCGWPSFYEPGARDAVELREDRSLGMVRTEVLCAACGSHLGHVFEDAPQTPTGDRFCMNSVSLSFAPAP; this is encoded by the coding sequence ATGGGAGGCATGTACGACGTCACGAAGACCGATGAGCAGTGGCGGGCCGAGCTCTCGCCCGCCGAGTACGAGGTGCTGCGGCAGGCCGGCACGGAACGCCCCGGCACGGGTGAGCTGCTGCACGAGGACCGCGAGGGGATCTACTCCTGTCGGGCGTGCGGCGCCGAGCTCTTCCGCAGCCACGCCAAGTTCGAGGCGCACTGCGGCTGGCCGAGCTTCTACGAGCCGGGCGCGCGCGACGCCGTCGAACTGCGTGAGGACCGCTCCCTCGGGATGGTCCGCACCGAGGTGCTGTGCGCCGCGTGCGGTTCCCACCTCGGGCACGTCTTCGAGGACGCCCCCCAGACCCCCACGGGCGACCGCTTCTGCATGAACTCGGTCTCCCTGAGCTTCGCTCCCGCGCCCTGA
- the surE gene encoding 5'/3'-nucleotidase SurE yields MRVLITNDDGIDSPGLVPLAHAALAAGHEVLVAAPNKEYSGAAASLQGEPEDGGFRIREGRPDGLDDAVRSVAVHASPAMIAYGAAMGAFGFVPELLLSGINLGPNVGPAVVHSGTVGAALTAAAMSIPALAASMSTLDPTHWETAESVLARVLPTMPELPRDGRVLNVNIPDVPVSEVRGLRRAVLGRYAAEPHHAADQVRMLLGGDAIVALSSQFADDSDGFLLSENWATISLVRGPVHDLDGYDLPEFDAHN; encoded by the coding sequence ATGCGCGTTCTCATCACCAACGACGACGGAATCGACTCACCCGGGCTCGTGCCGCTGGCACACGCGGCACTCGCCGCCGGCCACGAGGTGCTCGTGGCCGCCCCGAACAAGGAGTACTCGGGGGCGGCGGCCTCGCTCCAGGGGGAGCCCGAGGACGGCGGCTTCCGGATCCGCGAGGGGCGTCCGGACGGGCTCGACGATGCGGTCCGTTCCGTCGCCGTGCACGCGAGCCCGGCGATGATCGCCTACGGCGCGGCGATGGGCGCCTTCGGCTTCGTGCCCGAACTGCTCCTGTCGGGGATCAACCTCGGCCCGAACGTGGGGCCGGCCGTCGTGCACTCCGGCACGGTCGGGGCGGCCCTCACGGCCGCGGCAATGAGCATCCCGGCGCTGGCGGCCTCGATGTCGACCCTCGACCCCACGCACTGGGAGACCGCCGAGTCGGTGCTCGCCCGGGTGCTGCCCACCATGCCTGAGCTCCCGCGGGACGGCCGGGTGCTCAACGTGAACATCCCGGACGTTCCGGTGAGCGAGGTCCGGGGGCTGCGCCGCGCCGTCCTCGGGCGGTACGCGGCCGAGCCGCACCACGCGGCCGACCAGGTGCGAATGCTGCTCGGCGGGGACGCGATCGTGGCGCTCTCGAGCCAGTTCGCGGACGATTCCGACGGGTTCCTCCTGAGCGAGAACTGGGCGACAATCTCCCTCGTGCGCGGGCCAGTACATGATCTCGACGGCTACGACCTGCCGGAATTCGACGCCCACAACTGA
- the galE gene encoding UDP-glucose 4-epimerase GalE — MSESQSWLVTGGAGYIGSHIVRALAAAGITPVVVDDLSSGHREFVPADVEFVEASLLDTDALTEAMRSADVAGVVHLAGFKYAGESVRRPLHTYTQNVTGTVSLLEAMDRAGVANLVFSSSAATYGTPDVDLVTEQTPTRPESPYGESKLIGEWLIADRAAADPDRPLRHTSLRYFNVVGSGTPDLRDTSPHNLFPLVLDALVAGKVPHINGDDYPTPDGTCVRDYVHVADLAHSHVVAAQALAAGRELAPVYNLGSGDGVSVREIMTAMAAATGIDFTPRIEARRPGDPARIVASGAAAARDLDWRMRHTITEMVASAWEARQAG, encoded by the coding sequence ATGAGCGAATCGCAGAGTTGGCTGGTCACCGGCGGCGCCGGCTACATCGGGTCGCACATCGTGCGCGCCCTGGCGGCGGCGGGCATCACGCCCGTCGTGGTGGACGACCTCTCCTCCGGCCATCGCGAGTTCGTGCCCGCGGACGTCGAGTTCGTGGAGGCCTCCCTGCTCGACACCGATGCGCTCACCGAGGCGATGCGCTCGGCCGACGTCGCCGGCGTCGTGCACCTGGCCGGCTTCAAGTACGCCGGCGAGAGCGTGCGGCGCCCGCTGCACACCTACACCCAGAACGTCACCGGAACGGTGAGCCTGCTCGAGGCGATGGATCGCGCCGGGGTGGCGAACCTCGTGTTCTCCTCCTCCGCGGCCACCTACGGCACGCCCGACGTCGACCTCGTGACCGAGCAGACCCCGACCCGCCCGGAGTCGCCCTACGGGGAGTCCAAGCTCATCGGGGAGTGGCTCATCGCCGACCGGGCCGCCGCGGACCCGGACCGCCCGCTGCGGCACACGAGCCTGCGCTATTTCAACGTGGTCGGCTCCGGCACCCCGGACCTGCGCGACACCTCCCCGCACAACCTCTTCCCGCTCGTGCTCGACGCCCTCGTGGCCGGCAAGGTCCCCCACATCAACGGCGACGACTACCCCACGCCCGACGGCACCTGCGTGCGCGACTACGTGCACGTGGCCGACCTCGCCCACTCCCACGTGGTGGCCGCCCAGGCGCTCGCCGCCGGCCGCGAGCTCGCGCCGGTCTACAACCTCGGCTCGGGGGACGGGGTCTCCGTGCGGGAGATCATGACCGCGATGGCCGCCGCGACCGGGATCGACTTCACGCCCCGGATCGAGGCCCGCCGCCCGGGCGACCCGGCCCGCATCGTGGCCTCCGGCGCGGCCGCCGCCCGCGATCTCGACTGGCGGATGCGGCACACGATCACCGAGATGGTCGCCTCCGCCTGGGAGGCGCGCCAGGCCGGCTGA
- a CDS encoding LCP family protein: MTARHGLRTGRRTRRTALLCALAVALAVTTASATVYNDISGRINTLDTSALVPTRTPDPAAPSPTASPVPTGSLTLLLIGSDGRGGANGEAIGDHSVDSVLADTNIVVHLSQDRDRVDMVSIPRDTMLQIPDCTTSSGQVVPGRFGQFNSAFAFAYQAGGDMTSAVACDITTVQSITGLELDGFVLVEMAGFVDVVDALGGVDITIPNDMSSREANLDLEAGPQHLDGTQALAFARARKGIGLGDGSDLGRIERQQYLLTTVFEDLRSRNLLTDGRRLYQVAAETLEALTLSPNLGSIPALVGLARSMEHVSSADITSITAPVVDYAPDPNRVQLTAAAAEVWDAIAADRPLPADIEPNDYGQDPAQP; the protein is encoded by the coding sequence ATGACCGCTCGGCACGGACTGCGCACCGGCAGGCGGACGCGACGCACCGCGCTGCTGTGCGCCCTCGCGGTGGCACTCGCGGTCACGACGGCCTCGGCCACGGTCTACAACGACATCTCCGGGCGCATCAACACCCTCGACACGAGTGCCCTCGTGCCCACCCGCACCCCCGATCCGGCGGCCCCGAGCCCGACGGCGAGCCCGGTGCCGACCGGGTCCCTCACGCTCCTGCTCATCGGCTCCGACGGGCGCGGCGGTGCGAACGGGGAGGCGATCGGCGACCACAGCGTGGACTCGGTCCTCGCCGACACGAACATCGTCGTGCACCTGTCGCAGGACCGCGACCGGGTGGACATGGTCTCCATCCCGCGCGACACGATGCTGCAGATCCCGGACTGCACGACCTCGAGCGGGCAGGTCGTGCCCGGGCGCTTCGGCCAGTTCAACAGCGCATTCGCCTTCGCCTACCAGGCCGGCGGCGACATGACGAGCGCCGTGGCCTGCGACATCACGACCGTGCAATCGATCACCGGGCTCGAGCTCGACGGGTTCGTGCTCGTGGAGATGGCCGGCTTCGTCGACGTGGTCGACGCCCTCGGCGGGGTGGACATCACGATCCCGAACGACATGTCCTCGCGCGAGGCGAACCTCGATCTCGAGGCGGGGCCCCAGCATCTCGACGGCACCCAGGCGCTCGCGTTCGCCCGGGCGCGCAAGGGCATCGGCCTCGGCGACGGCTCCGACCTCGGGCGCATCGAACGGCAGCAGTACCTGCTCACGACCGTGTTCGAGGATCTACGTTCGCGGAACCTGCTCACCGACGGGCGCCGGCTCTACCAGGTCGCCGCCGAGACGCTCGAGGCCCTCACCCTGAGCCCGAACCTCGGGTCGATTCCGGCGCTCGTGGGACTGGCGCGGAGCATGGAGCACGTGAGCTCCGCCGACATCACGTCGATCACCGCCCCGGTGGTCGACTACGCCCCCGACCCGAACCGGGTCCAACTCACCGCCGCGGCCGCCGAGGTGTGGGACGCGATCGCCGCCGATCGGCCGCTGCCCGCGGACATCGAACCGAACGACTACGGCCAGGACCCGGCCCAGCCCTGA
- a CDS encoding metallopeptidase family protein, protein MPANLTPSDSPDPAAGWGVPDGVAPHPGGSPAERPGEGGEDHTDRRLATDLTADEFDELVSEGLDLIPTRLTDQIDNAVILVEDEPTEEQGDENLLGLYEGTPLTERDSWWAAGSLPDRITIFRGPIIRYCDYADEVAEEVAITVAHEIAHHFGIDDDRLEELGWG, encoded by the coding sequence ATGCCCGCGAACCTCACGCCGTCCGACTCGCCCGATCCCGCCGCCGGCTGGGGGGTGCCCGACGGCGTCGCTCCGCACCCGGGCGGTTCGCCCGCCGAACGGCCGGGTGAGGGTGGGGAGGATCACACGGACCGTCGCCTCGCCACGGACCTGACGGCGGATGAGTTCGACGAGCTCGTGTCCGAGGGGCTCGACCTCATTCCGACGCGGCTGACCGACCAGATCGACAACGCCGTGATCCTCGTGGAGGACGAGCCGACCGAGGAGCAGGGGGACGAGAATCTCCTCGGCCTGTACGAGGGCACGCCGCTGACCGAGCGGGACTCCTGGTGGGCCGCCGGATCCCTGCCGGACCGCATCACGATCTTCCGCGGTCCGATCATCCGCTACTGCGACTACGCCGACGAGGTCGCGGAGGAGGTCGCGATCACCGTCGCCCACGAGATCGCCCATCACTTCGGCATCGACGACGACCGGCTCGAGGAACTCGGCTGGGGCTGA